One Actinomadura viridis genomic region harbors:
- a CDS encoding GNAT family N-acetyltransferase, with translation MLGSLPVRILDDRHRAEALAILDADPVANVFVGSRVHAAGLDPRRLGAQMWGYLHDGRLTSLCYSGANLVPVAATSDAVRAFAERARAQGRRCSSIVGPVDAVGELWDMLAPYWGPPRAIRSAQPVMSTSTVPAVAADHRVRRVRMEEFDLVYPACVAMFTEEVGVSPNAGDGGVLYRSRVAELIRAGRAFARIDDGRVVFKAEVGAVTPYACQVQGVWVPPDLRGQGRSVHGMAALVTEALGSIAPAVSLYVNDFNVRARAAYRRVGFTEVDTFMSILF, from the coding sequence ATGCTGGGGTCGTTGCCGGTACGGATACTGGACGACCGACACCGCGCCGAGGCACTGGCCATTCTGGACGCCGACCCGGTCGCCAACGTGTTCGTCGGTTCCCGCGTGCACGCCGCGGGGCTCGACCCCCGCCGGCTGGGCGCGCAGATGTGGGGCTACCTGCACGACGGGCGGCTGACCTCGCTGTGCTACTCCGGCGCCAACCTGGTCCCCGTCGCCGCCACCTCCGACGCCGTGCGGGCCTTCGCCGAGCGCGCCCGGGCGCAGGGCCGCCGCTGCTCGTCCATCGTCGGGCCCGTCGACGCCGTCGGCGAGCTGTGGGACATGCTCGCCCCCTACTGGGGCCCGCCCCGGGCGATCCGTTCGGCCCAGCCCGTGATGTCCACCTCCACGGTGCCGGCCGTCGCCGCCGACCACCGCGTCCGCCGGGTGCGGATGGAGGAGTTCGACCTCGTGTACCCGGCCTGCGTGGCCATGTTCACCGAGGAGGTCGGGGTCTCCCCGAACGCCGGGGACGGCGGGGTGCTCTACCGGTCCCGGGTCGCCGAGCTGATCCGGGCGGGCCGCGCGTTCGCCCGCATCGACGACGGCCGGGTCGTGTTCAAGGCCGAGGTGGGCGCCGTCACCCCGTACGCCTGCCAGGTGCAGGGCGTGTGGGTCCCGCCTGACCTGCGCGGCCAGGGCCGTTCGGTGCACGGGATGGCCGCGCTGGTGACGGAGGCGCTGGGCTCGATCGCGCCGGCCGTCTCGCTGTACGTCAACGACTTCAACGTCCGGGCGCGCGCCGCCTACCGCCGCGTCGGGTTCACCGAGGTCGACACGTTCATGTCGATCCTGTTCTGA